CGTTTTTGTGGGCTCACTAACGGATCAGTCAATAGATTGTATAGATAATTGCAAAATTTTAGCGATATGGTGATCAAATGTGCAGTGCAAACTAAACTCTTGGTATTGGTTTCTTGTTCGGATGTATAGAAAGTTCTTATGAAACTTCACTTGGCAGCTGATGATTTTGCATGGAATTACTTCATCGTCCTTTTAGAACGGTCGCATTGATCTACTTCTTGCTTCTTGAGTTTTCTGCCGTAGATTATAGATCCACATGCGTGGTAATCAAACACAGATAGCGTTGGAAGGAGGACGAAGGTCTCCTCGATTTCATGCCAAACTGCTCTGGCAGTTAAGATGAGAACATGAAAGACGATGATGGTTCCCTtgtgttttcttttttattttgatccTTCCTAATTCATGTtctttattgttttcttttattatttctgGAAGTTAATCAGAGGTAAATACTAGTGTGTAATCCAACATTAATAGATTAAAAGATGCTGATCATGCCCCAATTAAAAGAATATTTgttttatatcatttttcttttcttttagatttttcttgatttaaatttCTACTAGAGAGAAAGCGTGCAGATAAATGAGTTAGGCCGACAGTGTTTTGTTGAACCAAGGATCAGGCAATAAAGAAAGTTGTGCATACAAGGCATGATCAATTGTTTTCAGtggtttgtttctttttattcGTTTGTTTCTTCAGAGGGGAGATATTGATTTATCTATTTTCTCCTATTGGCTTTGCTAATCCAAAAATACAAAGCATCCCGACTCAATTatcattttttctttgtttcattTGTGGGTCGCTATGCTTTTATTGTAAATACTATAACTCCAAAATCATCTCTAATGTCTGTTCCATGTCTTCCTATAGGGTGTTTCGAGACGTTCCAAGTGATATAACAATCGAAGTAGATGGGGGTACATTTTCATTGCATAAGGTAAGGCTTATCAGCAGTTTTCAAAAGTTAAAAATATTTCAGCATATTAATGGGAAAAATTTGTTTGTTTCTACATTTTATTTTCCTATTCTGAAATAAGAggaaacatttttcattttcttatcCAAAATTCATCTCCACCCTCACCATTCCAAAAATActctaatattattatattttaacctaatattctatatttttaaagtttaaagaTATCCTGTTTTATATCAATGGTATCACATCAAAAATTCAGCACATTCTTGGATGAagaatttatagaaaacatcGAAAAAAACCAGACATTACATAAGTTTTCTTTAAACAATTTTGCGACGTGATTTTTCATTGACAGTTAGGTTTTCTTCAAAATGCTTCAGTAATATATTCTGGCTCATTTTTGGTTCCTACAAAATGTATTTTTACACCTTGAGTGGGTTGcgcatgtatttttaaattgcGAAGTAATCTATCATGTTTTATTAGATATAAAGAAGGTCATAACCCTTTATTACACAAAGTCTGAATGTATTAAAATCTAATTGTAGTTTCCGCTGGTCTCACGAAGTGGAAGAATTCGAAAGTTGGTTGCCGAGCACAGAGACTCTGACATATCCAAGATTGAGCTTCTTAGCCTGCCAGGAGGTGCTATGTCAATGGAACTAGCAGCCCAGTTCTGTTACGGTGTCAATTTTGAGATCACAGCTGCAAATGTTGCTGAGCTATGCTGTGTCTCTGATTACCTTGAAATGACCGAGGAGTACTCAAAGAATAATCTTGGCTCCCGAGCAGAAGAATATCTCGAGACTATTGTATGTAAGAACCTTGAAATGTGTGTTGAAGTCCTCCAACAATGTGAAAACCTTCTACCGCTTGCAGATGAACTGAAAATTGTCACCCGATGCATTGAGGCAATCGCATCCAAAGCTTGTGTCGAGCAAATTGCTTCTAGTTTCTCACGGTTGGAGTATAGTAGCTCGGGGAGACTTCACATGAGCAAACAAACCAAATGTGAAGGAGATTGGTGGATTGAAGACCTTTCTGTTCTTCGGATTGACATGTATCAAAGAGTCATTACTGCAATGAAATGCCGTGGAGTTAGGCCAGAAAGCATAGGTGCTTCGCTGGTGAATCATGCACAAAAGGAGTTAATAAAGAGTTCTACTTTATGGAATCAATCGGCTCAACAAAAAGTTGATTTGGTACCAGGAGCAATCGACCATGAAAGACTAGTAGTTGAAACAATTGTTAGCCTCCTCCCCGTTGAAAAACTTGCCGTTTCTATTAGTTTTCTTTTTGGTTTACTACGAAGTGCTGTGATTCTTGATTGCACAGTTGCTTGCCGACTTGATCTTGAAAGGCGTATAGGATCACAATTAGACATTGCTACTCTAGATGATCTTTTGATTCCTTCCTTCCGCCATGCTGGAGATACGTTATTTGATGTTGACACTGTTCACAGAATATTGGTTAATTTTTCTCAGCAGGATGATAGTGAAGAAGATATGGATGATGGCTTGGTGTTTGAATCCGATAGCCCTCCTTCACCTTCCCAAACTACATTATGCAAAGTTTCTAAACTCGTGGACAATTACCTGGCTGAAATTGCACCCGATGCAAACCTCAAGCTGAACAAGTTCATAGCTGTTGCAGAAACTTTACCAACACATGCTCGCACTTTCCACGATGGATTATATCGAGCTATTGATGTTTACCTTAAAGTAAGAACTGTAAACTGgccttaattttttttgtcaacaTCAAGGCATGGTAAAACTATTTGACTATAATGGAATGCTTATTGATATTTGCAGGCTCATCAAGGTTTACCGGATCCAGATGGCAAAAGGCTCTGCAAATTGATTGATTTTCAGAAACTTTCACAAGAAGCAGGTGCACATGCTGCACAGAATGAGCGCCTTCCTCTCCAGTCGATAGTTCAGGTTCTCTATTATGAACAATTAAGACTACGCAATGCTTTATGTTCTCATCCAGATGATGATCCAAAACATATACATCAATCATGGCGGATCAGCAGTGGAGCTCTAAGCGCTGCAATGTCTCCTCGAGATAACTATGCATCTCTAAGACGAGAAAACCGGGAATTGAAGCTTGAGCTAGCGAGGCTGCGGATGAGATTAAATGATTTGGAGAAAGATCATGTTTGCATGAAGAGGAACATGGAAAGATCAAGTTCTCGAAAGCTCGTGAATTCCTTTTCCAAGAAGATCAATAAACTGAATATATTTGCACATGGTTCTTCGAGAGAATCAAGCTCTCCCTCAAAGTAGTTGCAAAAACTGGTGTTAGCCGAAGGGAAGAGCAAGAGAAGGATTATCATCTATAGGTATTTCAGTGTTTTAGAATCTTGAGTGTCCTTATGAGTAAATTGTAAGCACGTTTCATTGCCGCGTTCGTATTTTTCTCTTGCAGTGGGTATGTTTTTGTTGGGATATTTTTAACCCCACAAAGATCAAGGTCAAAAAATTAAAGtgagaaaaaggaagaaaagaaaagagcaTGGACTGCACCTCCAGGCATTGTTTATTCTATAATCTATTGTTTGTTGCTGGCCATGAATGTACTATTCATATGGATTTTTTTTCTCtgttttttctttcctttttcttttcttttttggcCATTCTGTAGTTCTACTTATTCAATTTCACAAGTTATTTCCTTTTTCTCATgagcatgttacactttcctcttaaatcatttaatttgagTAAGCAATAATTGGTGGCGCAAAACTTCATACCTAGTTACTAAATTACCGTAATTTATTATCGAAGGCATCCCCCAATaagggtgtcaaaatcagacacgacccacAACTCGACACAAttcaacccaaaaaaaatcaggtttggggtTTTCGGATTCGGGTTGGATCCGATagttgacccgaaaaaaatgattgggttcgggttgggttcgggttgatcCGAGTTgactcgaaaattttaaattttttttaaaaaaatataataaataaatattgcctatacattgtatgtctgaaaaaatatttattgtatatttatatcataaatttttataatttaatatttattttgaatatttttttattttctaaacaattatttatttgatttagtaaatattttttatttttttacaattagactttcaaatttaaattatatatatgaaggagattttgttattatgtgtttaaattaaattttgttttaattttatttaattttctttaaaaaaaattcgaaataaaGTTAATCGGGCTGAttgggttgattcgggttcgaGTTCGGGTTGAGTGTTTTCGAATTGGTCCGGGTTGGATTCAgtttgagcaatttttgaatagtagcTCAACTCGATCCAATCCATCCAATCCACGCGAATTGACACTCTTATCCCCAAACACTAGTCCAAAAAGTTAAAAGAGTTCAATATCTACACAAAACTCTGTAAAATAATTCCTTCCCTTCGATGTTGGAGATGCTACACCAGATCGCATGTATTGATTACCATTAGATCTGTGGGCCTCAGTTTGTTTTCACAAGATCCGACGGTTTTCGGTACATTTTACCTATGAGTGGCAGATTATGAAGGATATTTTGTTTGTTAATATTAGttaactatttatttaaaaaaaatgacatcttcaaatataattatatacatTTAAACAtgttattttgttaaataaacAGTTGAATAAGATTATTTTGCAAATTTCCCACAGTCAGTCAGGGCCAAAAgggggaaaaagaaaaaaagaacacACTCGTACACAATTCTAATAGCTAACATTTCTTCCAACATGAATTGTTGTTACGCAGTATTTGTCATCAAACTTTAACAACCTTAGCATCCTGCTCAAAACTCGACGGCGAATCTCCCCGGCTAACAAGATCAACAACTGGAGAAGCAAAGTCGACCTTGAATTTGAGTTTCTTCCTAGTACTGTCAGGCTTCTTTAAGCAAGACTTAAGTGTCTTAGCATGCTCAGGGCTGACAACTAGCGACTGCCCACTTCTGATCATGCCAAAACCCGATCTTCCAATATCAAAAGGTGAATCTGTTCCATAGTTCAATTGATCATCACTTTCCATTGGTTGGTGTAGATTTCTTCTCATCTTGTTCCATGACTTGTAAAATGACGATTTATCAAAACTTTTTGCTGTGTCGGGGTTTTGCTCCGGCATGTACACATAGAGTTCTCTATCACTCACAATATTATGAGACTGTGTTTCAGTTTTCCTGTGTTGCTGTTGGTGTTTTGGTGTACTACCTGTCAGTGACTTTGTAGGTGACTTTTGCTTGTTACAAGGATTCAAGTAGTGGTGGTGATATGATTTAGAATATCTGTTGCATTTGGAGTCGTACTCCATTTTAGCATTCAAAAGCTTGTAAACCGTGCGGTAAGGTACTAGATAAAACACTTTCCCAGGAAAAAGAACTGAGTCTGGGTGGACAACAATCCATGGAAACTCAAAGAAATCAGGCCTAGCAAGACAGTGTCTGGGGTACCTACTCATGATCTCTCCAGCTGTGATGGGTTCCCGAAAAAACTCGATGTGCCGGCCTGGGTGCACCACCTTTAGGACATCATTTTCTCTTGTTGAAACTTCCATTCTATAAATTTTTGTTCCTATTGATTTCTTTATCTATctatttttcttcttctcttttttcGGTGTTGGATGTATGTGCAAGAAAAGAGGAGCATGACACTTTCAGGATGTAATTCTTATAGGAAATCTTGGAACAACAGTGTGACATTCTTGGCGTAAAATAAGAGGGAAGCTTTGGAGAATGTGACTACATTATGTCATTGGACAAGTCGCTTTGAAGGTGAAAGGAGAATTATCCAATTAAAGACTGCGTTTGGATATTAATTAATGTTGTAAGATATAGTTTTATCTTTCTATGCATatctttattaataaaataaaccgATCGATGTTCTAATCCCTTCAAGCTTTCAAAGGTAAGTATATCACCATTCGAGTCGTCACTTCCCTCTTTTTCTCttgttataaaaattaatatcatattatttgcATATTTTAACTTCAATAATAGATAGAATTTTGTTATTGAAGAAGTTGAATTTGCTTCTCCAATAGCAGACTTTGAAAGTATGTTTCGTATTCAAATtctttagttattttttttatatgtgatgcgtgcatatatattttaatataaaatataatttttattatgtgaTTATATTAAAGTAAttcttctttcaaatttttcatttgagTTTCTATGTTGTTACGTTTTGATTCTTTGTGAAAATTAGAATATTACGAGGaaggaaattgatttttaaatatattttttaaaataacttatcatatgggtatttcattaaataaatactgtAGATGTATATATAGttccaaaacaaaaaacaaagccCTATTAAAATTCATTTGTCTTGTTCTTAGGGAAAGGGCTCggataaatgattttaaaaaaaaaaaaattgtgggaGTAAGATATATCTTTTTATAATGAATGAATAGAGTTTGAGCGAATGCAGAACTGtacctaaaaaaataaaaataaatcggatAATgttatcaaataataatataaaataattttttaattctaaaatatatttttttattataatataatcaaattacTTAATGTTTTGGATAgtcaacataattaatttttttggttgaTGAGTCCCTAGCACAAAGCAGTATCCTCAAACTACATTAAATGGTTTGTCTATGTCAATTTCGAGTTTTTGGTTTCATATTAAGGTATTATTCTTATGTTAACATGAACTCaatctattttttttcatattatgtAATGCATTGATCAACGTAAACACATATAACAcatattggcaaaaacttgtgtgagacggtctcacgggtcgtatttgtgagacgggtctcttatttgggttatccatgaaaaagtattactttttatgctaagagtattactttttattgtaaatatgggtaggattgacccgtctcacggtctcacatgagactcactctaaCATATTTACAACCACTGAATAATTAGTTTGGATGATACACAAGGATATGGTCAAATAAATCTATATTTAACACCTTATGGAGGGCAATCAGTCAACTtgatcaattttaaaataataaaatcaaataaaattatagtccacttccaattttaataatattaattaatttataattcttaaaatatgatttgaaaattttgtgtttgaagaATTAATAGATGGAACCAATCACAATATTGAAAAGCTTGACCATGTATATTAGCAATTGTgagattcaaaaaaaaaaaaaagaggaataCATGTTTAATTTGTTGAAAATTGTAAGCTCAGAAGGATCACTATTAACAATTAACAGCAAACCAACTAAGTAACAAAACCATGAATCATTAAGTACTTTAGAATCAGACAATAAGGAATCAAAACATTAATGTGCTTCTTCAAGGGAAACATTAAGCATACTACAAATGCATATTCCCAAACATCACAAAAGTTGAAACACCGTCCACTGAAACTTATTGCCAACAAAAACCAAGTCTTTTAAGCCGAGGATTTGGTGTAGAAGCGAACGCCGACAGCAAAACCTAAGATTAGCAGGGGAACTAAGAACTGGAGCAGCTTGACTATGAACTCTGATGTTTTGTCCTGGTTATAGTGAGGTTGCTTCGGAGGAGTGTATGTGACTTTGGTGGGAATGGTTGAAGAATCAACATCTCCTACGTAGAATCCCTCCATCATCTCATTTGCAGTGACACTGTGGCCGACGTCTTCGAAATCATCAGTCGCATCCTTTCCTAATAGTTTTGAAAACGAAAACATACACCTCAAAATGATCAAGAAACTAtgcatatatttatatgatgtACTGTCATTATCGGAGAATGGTGTTACCTGTCGCAGACAACAGAACTTCGTCACCACCAGGATGCTCTTCCAAGAATTCAGTCACGTTATAAGCCTATTGAAATGTATTTCAAGGTGAGAAACTACAATATTATATGTAGTAAAAATCTGGAGCATGAGGAGATAGGGGTAGTTCTCTTGTAGGTTGGAACCAAGAGTCTCTGCATGACTATCAACTGGTGAATAATGGATCTGAACCAAAGGCGAAAATTGGACTGTAACTGTTGATCATTGTCCATCATACAGCGTTTTTGGGCATTAAAACTTGTTTGAAAGAAACACTTCCACTTTGGAAAcactttaaatttattatttcatatttagAAGAGGCTATAAAAAGATTGAATGCTAAAATGGTAATGGATTTCAGATAAGCCAAATCCTAACAtaaaaattgttatgaatttctttttttttttatttttgggaaaaaagCATCGTACAGTTTCGTAGCAAAGCgtgttttttaatttattaatactGATTGATTCAGGGGGGAATAATCTCCATTGAGTTCAAAAGTCATTATTCTCTCGCTCTTGGGAAAACAATAATGAAACCAGGAAGTGATTGGTATTACCGTGCACTTgctgctttaccaaaagttataactaGTGTTAACTGTTCAACTCAAATCTTTCAAATTATGCAACAACTCAAGTGTCacgtttcgattgctctacCCAGTAGAGACAATTATTACACTCCAACAATTTTTCTACCACTAATCGTGCTTCTTGCAATTACTAGGAATTGAACTCGTGACATTTGCTATGATACTAATGTTGATCAATTTTATTCATATgagcttatatgtgaataattacgTATTGTGAGTTGTCGGTTAAGTCATGGTCCCCAGATCGTGCGCAATAACGTTCTGTATTTTCTCCcccattaagaaaataattcagAACAAAAAACTAAAGGATTATTTCAAGGAAAAGAGCGTGTAGATCTTGAACATCAAGACATGTTCTAAAGAATTCAGAACTATGGCACCAATTACACTTCTACTTAAATTTTTAGTCAAATTCTTAATTATTTAGCATGATGAATTTTGTGGTTTATGTGGAATTTTCcgcaacaagtggtatcagaaccATTCATGTTTGAATCATTAAGATTTGTTTAAACTTTTAGATATTATTTGGAATTAAAtctggaaaataaattttttgatatggcttcagatctcaaaaatattttggttgaaataaatattttaaagtttcagttTTAGTAAAGAGATTTTGATTGGATATTTAAAGAACTCGGTAAAAAATTTCGATCTTCCATCCAGTTTTTattcaacaaaaatttttttataggaaaatcgaaaatttgggTTAAAAACTTCggttaattttcttttagtgtCCAGGGCAGTCGCAGGTGCGTGATTTTGGGCGCCCCCGCCATCCAGGACATTTTGGACAGTAGCATTCGCTCAAGGGCGCGATTTCGGGGTGTCCCCGCGCTTCTtatgtaatttttctaaaaaaaaatatttttacagtcCAAGTTTATtcggtttaagcttaaatattcaattattcaaataatgataagattatatgtattttaaaatagattGATTGAAATAAACTGTCGCCAAAATGACATCTTTTaaggaaattaattttattttgaaatacaaaagGATTTTGTTACATGTGATTTATATGGATATTGATAGATCCAAAGGaagtttaatatttaatataattacatatgcACTTATGTTAGTAAACATGGGATAGTTGTTAAGTTTTTCATGTGAATAATAAACCGACCCAAAAGAAAGTTGTTATTTGACATGATAGTTACTATCAGTGTTTGACTGCTGTGTCAGGATATCACTTACAAGTAAATCTTTTGTCCAAAGATAAAACATTAATGGAGTGCTCGGTATACTGTTTATGAagtttatattatttgaatttattgattattttatttagatatttggttgagcatgtatatttgttttttgttttctacACAGAATTGATTCATGTGAATATTCACTCCAAAATTAATTCTATTCATATGCTAAATGGCTCCAATTTTAAATCGTGGcaagagaatttattgatagtTGTCAGAGTTATGAATTTGGACCTTGCGATAAAGGTTGACTCTCCCCTCGCCATTACGGATAAGAGTACCTCTAATGAAAATAGGGAGTTTGAAAGGTGGGAGAGGTAAAATCGAACGTGTATGATGATTATAAAGAGCGTTATTCCAGAAACATTCAGGTGCACAATGTCTAGTGACATTGCTACGGCTAAAGCTTTCCTTCAAGACCTCGAAAAGAGGTTTGCTAAAAGTGAAAAAGTCTGAAATTGTTACACTTTTAGCAAGCACCCTTTCAATGAGGTACCGAGGTAAGAGAAGCATAAGGAAGTACATTTTTGAAATGTTTCATCTTGCTTTAAGGTTGAAAGCACTGAAGCTTGACCTCTCTGAGGAATTGCTTGTACATCTGGTTTTGATATTTCTTCCTACTCAGTATAACTAGTTCATGGTGAGCAACAATTCTCAGAAAGAGACTTGGCCTCAGAATGAGCTCATCTCGCACTATGTTCAGGAAGAAGAAATGTTGAAGCAAGATAAAATTGAAAGTGCTCATAAGGCCTCTACCTCAAAAGATAAAGGATAGAAAAGGAAGGATAAAGAAGCTCCCGATACACACCCTCCGAAGAAACAACAGAAGAATCCTACTGATTCTCAAAATGTTAGTTGTTACTTTTGTGTCAGTGATGAGCATATAAAGATGAACAAATTATCTCTCTTGATGTGCCAAGAAAGATATGCTTCTTAATATGGTTTGTTCTGAGGTTAATTTAACTTCGATGCTTACACACACGTGGTGGATAATTTCTGGTGCAACAGCTCACATCAGTGTGACTATGCAGGGTAGTTTGGATTGCCGAAAACCAAGTGATGTTGAAAGATTCATCTACATTAGCGACGAAAACAAAGTTGAAGTTGAGACAATAGGGAAATTTAGATTATTATTATAGACTGAAATATTGGATCTTTTTGAAACATTCATTGTACCGTCTTTCAGACGAATTTGATTTCTATTTCTGCATTGAACAAATTCGGCTATTCTTGTTCATTTGGAAATGGATTATTCTGTTTGTTACATGATTCAAAATTGGTTGGTTCTGGTTCTTTATTAGGACACAATAATCTTTATTCTTTGGATgttattgtttcatttaatGAATCTCTGCAAATAAGGAGAGacactaaaagaaaattaaccAGTGATAATAGCTGCGCTATGACACAAAAGATTGAGTCA
This sequence is a window from Primulina huaijiensis isolate GDHJ02 chromosome 13, ASM1229523v2, whole genome shotgun sequence. Protein-coding genes within it:
- the LOC140956288 gene encoding cytochrome b5, seed isoform-like; this translates as MAKVFSFAEVSEHSTNQDCWLIIKGKAYNVTEFLEEHPGGDEVLLSATGKDATDDFEDVGHSVTANEMMEGFYVGDVDSSTIPTKVTYTPPKQPHYNQDKTSEFIVKLLQFLVPLLILGFAVGVRFYTKSSA
- the LOC140991512 gene encoding BTB/POZ domain-containing protein At5g48800 isoform X2 codes for the protein MINCFQWVFRDVPSDITIEVDGGTFSLHKFPLVSRSGRIRKLVAEHRDSDISKIELLSLPGGAMSMELAAQFCYGVNFEITAANVAELCCVSDYLEMTEEYSKNNLGSRAEEYLETIVCKNLEMCVEVLQQCENLLPLADELKIVTRCIEAIASKACVEQIASSFSRLEYSSSGRLHMSKQTKCEGDWWIEDLSVLRIDMYQRVITAMKCRGVRPESIGASLVNHAQKELIKSSTLWNQSAQQKVDLVPGAIDHERLVVETIVSLLPVEKLAVSISFLFGLLRSAVILDCTVACRLDLERRIGSQLDIATLDDLLIPSFRHAGDTLFDVDTVHRILVNFSQQDDSEEDMDDGLVFESDSPPSPSQTTLCKVSKLVDNYLAEIAPDANLKLNKFIAVAETLPTHARTFHDGLYRAIDVYLKAHQGLPDPDGKRLCKLIDFQKLSQEAGAHAAQNERLPLQSIVQVLYYEQLRLRNALCSHPDDDPKHIHQSWRISSGALSAAMSPRDNYASLRRENRELKLELARLRMRLNDLEKDHVCMKRNMERSSSRKLVNSFSKKINKLNIFAHGSSRESSSPSK
- the LOC140991512 gene encoding BTB/POZ domain-containing protein At5g48800 isoform X3 yields the protein MSMELAAQFCYGVNFEITAANVAELCCVSDYLEMTEEYSKNNLGSRAEEYLETIVCKNLEMCVEVLQQCENLLPLADELKIVTRCIEAIASKACVEQIASSFSRLEYSSSGRLHMSKQTKCEGDWWIEDLSVLRIDMYQRVITAMKCRGVRPESIGASLVNHAQKELIKSSTLWNQSAQQKVDLVPGAIDHERLVVETIVSLLPVEKLAVSISFLFGLLRSAVILDCTVACRLDLERRIGSQLDIATLDDLLIPSFRHAGDTLFDVDTVHRILVNFSQQDDSEEDMDDGLVFESDSPPSPSQTTLCKVSKLVDNYLAEIAPDANLKLNKFIAVAETLPTHARTFHDGLYRAIDVYLKAHQGLPDPDGKRLCKLIDFQKLSQEAGAHAAQNERLPLQSIVQVLYYEQLRLRNALCSHPDDDPKHIHQSWRISSGALSAAMSPRDNYASLRRENRELKLELARLRMRLNDLEKDHVCMKRNMERSSSRKLVNSFSKKINKLNIFAHGSSRESSSPSK
- the LOC140991512 gene encoding BTB/POZ domain-containing protein At5g48800 isoform X1, with the protein product MDRHHQQQLPLAKCPRQQCTEWVFRDVPSDITIEVDGGTFSLHKFPLVSRSGRIRKLVAEHRDSDISKIELLSLPGGAMSMELAAQFCYGVNFEITAANVAELCCVSDYLEMTEEYSKNNLGSRAEEYLETIVCKNLEMCVEVLQQCENLLPLADELKIVTRCIEAIASKACVEQIASSFSRLEYSSSGRLHMSKQTKCEGDWWIEDLSVLRIDMYQRVITAMKCRGVRPESIGASLVNHAQKELIKSSTLWNQSAQQKVDLVPGAIDHERLVVETIVSLLPVEKLAVSISFLFGLLRSAVILDCTVACRLDLERRIGSQLDIATLDDLLIPSFRHAGDTLFDVDTVHRILVNFSQQDDSEEDMDDGLVFESDSPPSPSQTTLCKVSKLVDNYLAEIAPDANLKLNKFIAVAETLPTHARTFHDGLYRAIDVYLKAHQGLPDPDGKRLCKLIDFQKLSQEAGAHAAQNERLPLQSIVQVLYYEQLRLRNALCSHPDDDPKHIHQSWRISSGALSAAMSPRDNYASLRRENRELKLELARLRMRLNDLEKDHVCMKRNMERSSSRKLVNSFSKKINKLNIFAHGSSRESSSPSK